From the genome of Rathayibacter sp. VKM Ac-2804:
GAGCCGGACTGGTGATCGACCCGCTTCGCCTGCATCACCAGGGTCTGGTCCGCGAGGAAGCGGCGGAGATCGGTGTAGTAGTAGGTGCGGATCGTCGCCGTGCTCTCGGCGGGGACCAGGTCGAGCTCGACCTTCGTGATCACGCCCACCTGCCCGCCGCCGGCGCGGGCCGCGTCGAACAGCTCGCGGTGGCGGCGGCGGGACGCGGTGACGACCTCGCCGCGGCCGGTGACGATCTCGAGCGAGCGGACGATGTCGGCCGAGAGCCCCACCCGCTGCACGTTGCCGCCGATACCGCCGACCGAGATCGTGCCGCCGACGGAGAGCTTGAGGTAGTCCGGCAGGGTCGGCACAGTGCTGCCGATGGCCAGCGCCGCCTCGACGACCTCCGCCCAGGTGGCGCCGGCGCCGACGACCGCGCGGCGCGGCTCGATCGTCTCGAGCTGCGCGAAGGAGCGCGCGTCGATCTGCAGGCCGCCTTCGGTCTGAGCCTGACCGTAGTTGGAGTGCGACTCGAGCACACCCGGCTCGCCGCTCTGGCCGTTGACCGCGACAGTGAGGCGGTTGCGGCGCGCGTAGTCGATCATCGCGACGATGTCGCGGGTCGAGCCGGCCCGCAGCACCGCCCAGGGAGTGCTGGTGACGAAGCCGCCGAAGTCGTGATCGAAGCCGGTCTTCTGCGCGAGCTCGAGCGTTCCGTCGAGCCGCGGAACGCGGTTCCGGTCGCCGCCGCGCGCCTCGGCGGCGGCGGCGCTGTCGGCGGTGAGCCAGCCGGAGGCGAGGCTCCAGGCGACCACGGCGGCGCCGGCGCCGAGGACGACGGTCCGGCGGGACGCGCCGGGCGCCACCGGGGAGGAGCCGGGCGCCGTCGGGGAGGAGGACAGGTCGGAGTCGGGGGCGGGGGTCTGCACGGTCATCGGTCGGCTTTCTGTGACGGCGTCAGCGCACGGGCGGAGACGGAGGTGAGGAGGTAGTCGGACGGGGAGAAGCTGCGGGTGAGGCGCTCGAACCGAGTGGTGGTCGAGGGCCAGATCGAGGGGTTCCGGCCGGAGGCGTCGGCGTACCAGCTCGCGCAGCCGCCGTCCTGCCAGACCGTGCCGTCGAAGCGGCGGCGGATCATCGCGTCGTGCCGGTCCTGCACCTCGCGCCGCACCTCGAAGGAGCGGGCGCCGCGCTCTCGCAGCACGGCCAGCGCTGAGACCAGGTAGGCGAGCTGGGCCTCGATCATCACGGTCTGCGAGGAGTGGCCGAGCGCCGTGTTCGGCCCCATCAGCAGAACGAGGTTGGGGAAGCCCGCCACGGTCGAGCCGAGGTACGCGGAGGCGCCGCCCGCCCAGTGCGCGGCCAGCGTGCGCCCCTCCGCGTCGCGGACGAGGTGGGCCACCGGGCGGTCGACGGCGGAGAACCCGGTGGCGAAGATCAGCACGTCGAGCTCGCGCTCGTCGTCGCCGGCGATCACGCGCGAGCCGTCGATCCGGCCGACCGCCGCAGGCACCAGCTCGGTGTTACTGGCAGTCAGCGCCGGGTAGTAGCTGTTCGAGAAGAGCACCCGCTTGCAGCCGGCGACGTAGTCGGGTGTGAGCGCGTCGCGGAGCGGTCCCTCGGGGACGCTCGCGTGCAGGTGGCTGAGCGCGTTGCCCTGCAGCGTCTTCCGCATCAGGTCCGGCTTCGAGAGCAGGGCGACCACGATCTCGCGGCCGTACTTGTTGAACAGCCGCCGGAAGCGCTGATAGCCGGGCACGCTCCGCCGCAGCCGCAGCTGCAGAGCCGAGATGCGCTTGTCCGGCTTCGGCGCGACCCAGGCGGGCGTGCGCTGGTACACCGTCAGCTCCGCCACCTGCTTCTGGATGCTCGGCACGATCTGGATGGCCGACGCCCCGGTGCCGACGACGCCGACCCGCTTGCCGGCCAGCTCGATCGACGGGTCCCACTGCGAGGAGTGCACCGCCGTCCCCGTGAAGCCGTCCAGGCCGGGCAGTGCGGGGAAGGCCGGCTCGCTGAGGTAGCCGGTGCCCAGCACCAGCACATCGGCCGTCCACTCGCCGCGCGAGGTGCGCAGCTGCCAGCGGCCGGCCTCCGCGTCCCACTGCGCCTGCTCGAGGCGGTGGCCGAAGCGGATGCGGTCGCGGACCCCGGCGCGATCCGTCGTCCGGATCAGATAGGCGAGGATCTCGTCGCGGGTGCCGAAGGTGCGCTCCCAGCCCGAGTAGGGAGCGAAGGAGTAGGAGTAGAGGAGCGACATAACGTCGCAGGCTGCGCCAGGGTAGGAGTTGTCCCGCCAGGTGCCGCCCACCTCCTCGGCCCGCTCGAAGACCAGGAAGTCGTCCTGGTCCTCCTGCGCGAGGCGGATCGCCGCGCCGAGACCGGAGAACCCCGCCCCGATGATCGCGACGCGGATGTGCGGTGCCGCGCTGTCCAGTTCCTCGTCCATGCCTGTTCCTCCCTGCCCGCCGGGGAGTCCGGCGCGTTCCGGGTCGAGCCTGCGCCGGAGCCGCAACGGCACGGCAAGCGGCCGCGCGCGGGCGCTCTTGCGGGCCGGTTGCGGGCCTGGTCTGGACTGAGTCCGGCGACGCTCCCCGGGCCGAACGCTCCCGGGCCGACCGCCGCGAAGACCACCGATCCGTCGACCGCTCCGCCTTCGGGAAGCGCTCGACCCGCGCAGAAGGACAGAACGATGATCCCCACCCTCGACGACCTGATCGAGCAGATGCAGTCCGTCTCCGGCGCCCCCGAGATCGACGCCGACACCCCGCTCACCCAGCTGTCGGACGTCGACTCGATGGACCTGATGGAGTGGCTGTACGGCTACCAGTCCGCGAATCCCGACTCCGGGGTCGACGCCGACGTCTTCGCCAACGAGGACGGCTCGCTCACCCTCCGGATCGTGCACGAGCGCCTCTCGCAGCGCGTCGCCGCCGGCGCGGTCGGCTGACCGTGGCCGAGATCAGCATCGCCGGCTGGGGGATGGCCGTCCCCGAGCGCACCGTCACCAGCGCCGATCGCGCCGTCACCTTCGGTGTCGACGAGAACTGGATCGTCAGCCGCTGCGGCATCCGCTCGCGGCGCTGGGTGGAGGACGGGCAGACGACCGCCTCGCTCGCCGTCGACGCCGGCCGCGCCGCGCTGGAGCGCGCCGGACTCACCGGCGCCGACATCGCGCACCTCCTGGTCGCGACCGCGACCCCGGAGCAGCCCTCCCCTGCCACCTCGGCGTTCGTGCACCACGATCTCGGCATCGCCGGCAGCGCGCACGACGTCAACGCGGAGTGCTCCGGTTTCGTCTACGCGCTCATCACCGCCGCCGGCCTGATGAAGATGGACCCGCGGCCCATCCTGGTGATCGGCAGCGACACCCACTCGCTCACCACCGACCCGGCGGACCGCGACCTGGGCATCCTCGTCGGCGACGGCGCCGGTGCGGTCGTGCTCGTGCCCGGCGACGAGGACTGGATCCTCGGCTGGGACATGGGCGCCGACGGCAGCCGGACGAACAGCCTCAAGGTGCTCGCCGGCGGCAGCCGGATGCCCACCACCGAGCAGACGGTCCGCGACGGCCACCACTACGCGCGGATCAACGGCAACGAGATCTACCTCAACGCAGTGCGGCTCACCGTCGGCACCGTGCGGCGCACGCTGGAGTCGGCGGGCGTGGCGGTCGGCGACGTCGACCTGGTCATCCCGCACCAGGCGAACATCCGCATCATCAACTCGATCGCCCAGCACACCGGCATGGTCGAGGAGCAGCTGTTCACCAACCTGCAGAACTACGGCAACACCGCGTCGGCGTCGATCCCGATCGCGCTGTTCGAGGCGCTGGAGGAGGGGCGGATCGCCGACGGCGACCTCGTGCTCCTCGCCGGCTTCGGCGCCGGGATGACCTGGGCGTCGCTCCTGCTCCGCTGGGGCGGGAAGGCGGTCGCAGCATGAGCGGCAGCGGCACCACCGACACCGGCGCCACCGACACCGTCCGCGTCCGCGTCCGCGGCGAGCGTCCCGCCCGTCCCGTCGCCCTCGTCACCGGCGCGTCGGGCGGCTTCGGCCGCTCGCTCGCCGTGCAGCTGGACGCGCTCGGCTTCCGCGTGGCCGTGCACTACAACTCCTCCGCGGAGGCGGCCGCCGAGACCGCCGCGCTGCTCACGAACGAGTCGGTCGTGGTCGGCGGCGACGCCTCCTCCTGGAGCGAGTCGTTCCGGCTGCACTCCGAGGTGGTGAACGCGCTCGGCCCCGTCGACGTCCTCGTCAACAACGGGGCGGTGCGGCACGACTCGCTGATGGCGATGCAGGATCCGGAGCAGTGGCGATCGGTGATCGACACCAACCTGATCGGCGCGTTCCACCTCGCACGGCTCTGCCTTCCGCCGATGCTCACGCACCGCTGGGGCCGGATCATCAACGTGGTCTCGCCGTCGGCGCTCGTCGCGACGCCCGGGCAGACCGCCTACTCCGCCTCGAAGGCGGGCCTGATCGGGATGACGCGCACGCTCGCCGCCGAGTGCGCCGCGCGTGGGGTGACGGTGAACGCCCTCTCGCCCGGCTTCATGATCACCAACATGACGGAGTCGCTCTCGGACCAGGTGAAGGAGGGCATCCGCACCAAGTGCCCGATGCGCCGCTTCGGCACGACCGACGAGGTCGCGCGGACGATCGGCTTCTTCGTCGATACCGACTACATGACCGGCCAGGTCGTCAGCATCGACGGCGGCGTCTCGATCACCTGACCGGCCGTCGCCCGGGAGCCCGCCGCGGCTCCCGGGCGACGGTCCGCGCTCGCCCCCCTCCTCCCGGAAAGGCTGCCGTGCCCGACTCCCTCCTCCCGCCGCTCCTGCTCGCCGCACTCGTCGCGAACGCGCTGGCCGCCGGCTTCTTCTACGCCTTCGCCTGCGCGGTCATGCCCGGTCTCGCCCGGACCGACGACCGCAGCTTCGTCGCCGCGATGACGGCCATCAACGCCGCCGTGCAGAACCCGCTCTTCGCCCTGTCGTTCTTCGGCAGCGGGCTCGCGTCCGCCGCCGCACTGCTGGCCGCTCTCTCGGGCGGCGCCGGCCCCGGAGCGACGGCCGCGATCGCCGGAGCCCTCGCCCTCGGCGTACTCCAGTACGTCGTCACGTTCGGGCGGAACATCCCGCTCAATGTGCGGCTCGACCGCAGCGCCCGCGGCCCCCTGCCCACCGCCCGCCGCGGCTTCGAGCAGCCGTGGGTGCGCGCGAACACGGCGCGGATGCTCGCCTCGACCGGGGCGCTCCTGCTGCTCGGGATCGCGCTCGCGGCGCTGTGAGCGCCGGTCGATCTGTGCTCGCCGGGCCGGAGGGACTCGCGGGCCGCGGCGCGCCAGCGGGCCCGGCCGCACTCGCGGGGCCGGGAGCACTCGGCGGACCGGGGCTGCTCGCCGGGCTGCTGCCGGCCGGCGCCGTGGGAGCCGACGACGGCGCGGACGGCACCGCCCCGCCCTGGCCCGGCGAGGAGGACCTCGTCGGCGCCACGATCGCGACCGCAGGCTCCCGGCACCAGTCCATCCAGGCCCGCGCCTGCGCTCGCCGCGCCCTCGCCCTGCTCGGCGAGGAGCCGTGTCCGCTGCCCCGCTCGTCTTCGGGAGCGCCGGTCTGGCCTCCTGGGATCGTCGGCGCCCTCACCCACACCGCCGGCTACCGCGCCGCGGTCGTCGCCCGCTCGAGCGCGCACCTCGGCCTCGGCGTCGATGCCGAAGCGGCGCGGGACCTCCCCGACGACCTCGTCCGCACCTTCGCCCGCCCGCGCGAGCTCGAGCGGCTCGCTCGCCTGCGCGCCGACCGCCACCCCTCGTCCGCCCTCCTCCCCCTCGCCCTGTTCACCGCGAAGGAGGCCGCCTTCAAGGCCTGGTTCCCCGCGACCGGCGTCTGGCTCGGCCCGACGGCCGCCGAGGTCGTCCTCCGCGGCCGCTCCGCCTTCGAGGTCGTGCCGGTCCTCGCCGGCGGCCGCCCGCCCCTCCGCCTCCGCGGCCGCTGGGCCCTCCGCTGCGGCCTCGTCCTCGCCGTCGCCCGCCTGGAGCGCGCCGCCCCCCGCATGCTGATCGAGTAGCCCTCGCAGAGGGCGTATCGAGATCCACCCGCCTCGAGACGCCGGGTGTACTTGGAAGAGATGCCCGCAACCATGCTGGTCGAGTAGCCCCGCAGGGGCGTATCGAGACCCGCCCACCGCAAGGACGTCGGTCTCTTCCCCGCCCTGCGCTGGCGCCGAAGGCGCCCCCTCCGCTCGATACGCGGCTGCGCCACTACTCGACCAGCATGGGGGGCCGCTGCGCCGCTGCTCGACCAGCACGCGGGGGAGGCTGCGCCGCTCCGCGGCTCCTCGGGCGGCGCCGCGCGTCAGAGCCAGCCGCCGTCGACGACCCAGTTCTGGGCGGTGCACATCGCGGAGTCGTCGGCGGCCAGCCAGAGGACCAGGCGGGCGACGTCCGCCGGGACGAGGCGGCCGGGGAGGCACTGGCTGCGGTCGATCTGCCGCTCCGCCTCGGGCGTGACGACCTGCTGCAGCTGGCGCTCGGTCATGATCCAGCCGGGGATGACGCAGTTCACACGGATGCCGCCGGCGCCGAGCTCGCGGGCCAGGGCGCGGGTCATGCCCTCGATCGCGGCCTTCGCGGTGATGTAGCCGACCAGCTCGACGAGGTCGATGTGCGCGCTGATCGAGCCGAGGTTGATGATCGAGCCGGCGCCCGCGCGCAGCATCCCGCGCGAGACGAGCCGTGCCGCGAAGAACTGGTGCCGGAGGTTCACCGCCATGCGGTCGTCCCAGTAGGCCGGATCGAGGTCCTCGACCGTGTGCCGCGCGTCGTTCGCCGCGTTGTTGACGAGCACGTGGGCCGGGCCGAGCTCGGCGGCGAGCCCCTCGATCGCGGCCTCGAGCGCCGCGACGTCGCGCACGTCGCACCGGACGAAGCGGACGGCGTCTCCCAGCTCGCGGGCGAGCGCGCCGCCCTGCTCGGCGTCGATGTCGAGGAAGCCGACCCGCGCGCCCTGCGCCGCGAACTGCCGCACGAACTCCGCGCCGAGCCCGGACGCCCCGCCCGTCACGATCACGGTCCGCCCGTCGAGGCTCGGGTACCGGGCGAACGCGCTCACCGCGCGCCCTCCCGCGCCGGCACGACGATCGAGCGCCCGACACTGCCGTGCTCCAGCGCCGCGAACGCCGCGCCGATCTCGTCGAGGGCGAACCGCTCCCCCACCAGCTCGTCGAGCGGCAGCGCGCCGCTGCGGTACAGCTCGAAGATCCGCGGCAGATCCAGCTGCGGGATCGACGACCCGTAGAGCGAGCCGACCACGCGCTTCTGCTTCTGCACCAGGTCGTTCACGGGGATGTCGAAGCGCTGCCCGACCCGGCCGAGGC
Proteins encoded in this window:
- a CDS encoding FAD-binding protein gives rise to the protein MTVQTPAPDSDLSSSPTAPGSSPVAPGASRRTVVLGAGAAVVAWSLASGWLTADSAAAAEARGGDRNRVPRLDGTLELAQKTGFDHDFGGFVTSTPWAVLRAGSTRDIVAMIDYARRNRLTVAVNGQSGEPGVLESHSNYGQAQTEGGLQIDARSFAQLETIEPRRAVVGAGATWAEVVEAALAIGSTVPTLPDYLKLSVGGTISVGGIGGNVQRVGLSADIVRSLEIVTGRGEVVTASRRRHRELFDAARAGGGQVGVITKVELDLVPAESTATIRTYYYTDLRRFLADQTLVMQAKRVDHQSGSIVRTVDGTGWRFAMELGTYHSTPAAPGIDDLAQRFGDVAADRDEFTLPYRDWAFRLEPLIPGLLEGGYWQQRKPWLSLLIPSHEVERFVGEILPDLTPADLGAGFCLLSPLDPRVITAPRFAVPRGRDGLAFFFDLLAFPEPGEPGIDAMLERNRRLYDRLVQLGGKRYIIGAIPRMTVQDWKRHFGPREHADFERIKARHDPSRILTPGQGFFG
- a CDS encoding NAD(P)/FAD-dependent oxidoreductase translates to MDEELDSAAPHIRVAIIGAGFSGLGAAIRLAQEDQDDFLVFERAEEVGGTWRDNSYPGAACDVMSLLYSYSFAPYSGWERTFGTRDEILAYLIRTTDRAGVRDRIRFGHRLEQAQWDAEAGRWQLRTSRGEWTADVLVLGTGYLSEPAFPALPGLDGFTGTAVHSSQWDPSIELAGKRVGVVGTGASAIQIVPSIQKQVAELTVYQRTPAWVAPKPDKRISALQLRLRRSVPGYQRFRRLFNKYGREIVVALLSKPDLMRKTLQGNALSHLHASVPEGPLRDALTPDYVAGCKRVLFSNSYYPALTASNTELVPAAVGRIDGSRVIAGDDERELDVLIFATGFSAVDRPVAHLVRDAEGRTLAAHWAGGASAYLGSTVAGFPNLVLLMGPNTALGHSSQTVMIEAQLAYLVSALAVLRERGARSFEVRREVQDRHDAMIRRRFDGTVWQDGGCASWYADASGRNPSIWPSTTTRFERLTRSFSPSDYLLTSVSARALTPSQKADR
- a CDS encoding beta-ketoacyl-ACP synthase 3, producing the protein MAEISIAGWGMAVPERTVTSADRAVTFGVDENWIVSRCGIRSRRWVEDGQTTASLAVDAGRAALERAGLTGADIAHLLVATATPEQPSPATSAFVHHDLGIAGSAHDVNAECSGFVYALITAAGLMKMDPRPILVIGSDTHSLTTDPADRDLGILVGDGAGAVVLVPGDEDWILGWDMGADGSRTNSLKVLAGGSRMPTTEQTVRDGHHYARINGNEIYLNAVRLTVGTVRRTLESAGVAVGDVDLVIPHQANIRIINSIAQHTGMVEEQLFTNLQNYGNTASASIPIALFEALEEGRIADGDLVLLAGFGAGMTWASLLLRWGGKAVAA
- a CDS encoding SDR family NAD(P)-dependent oxidoreductase, with amino-acid sequence MSGSGTTDTGATDTVRVRVRGERPARPVALVTGASGGFGRSLAVQLDALGFRVAVHYNSSAEAAAETAALLTNESVVVGGDASSWSESFRLHSEVVNALGPVDVLVNNGAVRHDSLMAMQDPEQWRSVIDTNLIGAFHLARLCLPPMLTHRWGRIINVVSPSALVATPGQTAYSASKAGLIGMTRTLAAECAARGVTVNALSPGFMITNMTESLSDQVKEGIRTKCPMRRFGTTDEVARTIGFFVDTDYMTGQVVSIDGGVSIT
- a CDS encoding anthrone oxygenase family protein, whose amino-acid sequence is MPDSLLPPLLLAALVANALAAGFFYAFACAVMPGLARTDDRSFVAAMTAINAAVQNPLFALSFFGSGLASAAALLAALSGGAGPGATAAIAGALALGVLQYVVTFGRNIPLNVRLDRSARGPLPTARRGFEQPWVRANTARMLASTGALLLLGIALAAL
- a CDS encoding 4'-phosphopantetheinyl transferase superfamily protein, with the protein product MLAGPEGLAGRGAPAGPAALAGPGALGGPGLLAGLLPAGAVGADDGADGTAPPWPGEEDLVGATIATAGSRHQSIQARACARRALALLGEEPCPLPRSSSGAPVWPPGIVGALTHTAGYRAAVVARSSAHLGLGVDAEAARDLPDDLVRTFARPRELERLARLRADRHPSSALLPLALFTAKEAAFKAWFPATGVWLGPTAAEVVLRGRSAFEVVPVLAGGRPPLRLRGRWALRCGLVLAVARLERAAPRMLIE
- a CDS encoding SDR family NAD(P)-dependent oxidoreductase → MSAFARYPSLDGRTVIVTGGASGLGAEFVRQFAAQGARVGFLDIDAEQGGALARELGDAVRFVRCDVRDVAALEAAIEGLAAELGPAHVLVNNAANDARHTVEDLDPAYWDDRMAVNLRHQFFAARLVSRGMLRAGAGSIINLGSISAHIDLVELVGYITAKAAIEGMTRALARELGAGGIRVNCVIPGWIMTERQLQQVVTPEAERQIDRSQCLPGRLVPADVARLVLWLAADDSAMCTAQNWVVDGGWL